The genomic segment CTGTCGGCTTGCCCTCCTCGGCCTCGACCTCGAGCGTCTCGTCGACCGAGCGCTCGGGGACCGCGCCGGAGTACTCCTCCTCGAGTCGGCGGATCACCGATCGCAGCTCGAACTCGGCGGCGACGTCGCGGAGCCGCGAGAGGTCGGGCTCGCTGCGGAGCTCGCCGAGCAACCCGTCGGGGACCTCGACGTCGAAGACCATCGTCGCGAGCTGCTTCGAGACACGCGCGTCGTCGGCGTGCTCGGTCAGGTTCTGCTTTCGCTTCGCGCCCGAGATCTCGTCGATCGAGTCGAGCACGCCCTCGACGGTCTCGTACTTCTGGAGCAGCTGCGCGGCGGTCTTGTCGCCGATCCCCGGGACGCCGGGGATGTTGTCGGAGGTGTCACCGCGCAGGCCGATCAGGTCCGGGACCTGATCCGGGCGGACGCCGTAGCGCTCGACGACGCCCTTCGTGTCGTAGGTCTTCGTGTCGGTGACCCCGCGCGATGTCGTCATCACGCGCACCCGGTCGCCGACGAGCTGGTAGACGTCGCGATCGCCGGAGACGATCATCACCTTGTGGCCGGCCTCGCTGGCCTGCCGGGTGAGGGTCGCGATCACGTCGTCGGCCTCGTAGCCGTCGACCTTCACGTTCGTGAACCCGAACGCCTCGGCCATCGGCGCGAGGTGCGGCCACTGCTCCTTGAGCAGGTCCGGGCGACCGGGGCGATGGCCCTTGTACTCCTTGTAGGTCGTATCGCGGCCCGACAGGCCCGCGTCCCAGGCGCAGATGACGGTCGACGGCTGGTGGTCGACGAGGATCTTGGCCATCATCGAGGCGAAGCCGAAGATCGCGTTCGTCGGTCTTCCGTCGGCCGTCGCGATCGACTCGGGGAGCGCGAAGAAGGCTCTGTAGGCGAGCGAGTTGCCGTCGATCAGGAACAGTTCGCGCTCGGGCTCGGGCATCGGCCGCTGATCCTAGGTTGCGAACCAGCGCCTGCGGGAAGCACCTTGGGATGAGCCCCGCCGACGACGCAGCCGACGCCGACATCCAGCGCTACGCCTGGAACAACAACCAGCGACTGCCGTTTCTCATCCTCGGCATCCTGCTCGCGGTCACCCAGGCGATCAACGGCCAGTTCGCGTTCGCCGCCGTCTTCCTGTTCGCGTTCGTCGCGATCTACTTCACCTACGGCCAGACCCAGACGCGGCTCGATCCCGACGGGATCACGTGGCGCGGATCGTTCGGCCGAAAGCAGGCGAGCTGGGACCGCGTCGGCGCGATCGAGCCGGGCAAGGCGCTCGGCATTCGCCAGATGCGGATCACCGTCGACGGCTCGACCCCGCGCACCCTCCCCGCGCCGATCGACGGGCTGATGTTCCGCGACCGCGAGTTCGACGCGAAGTCCGAGCGGATCCGCGCCTACGCGGCCGCCCATGGAGCGCCGCTCGGGGTCGACTCCGAGGCGCGGGAGAAGCTCTAGCTGCCGCCACCCATCGGCCACCTATGATCCCGCCGCGATGGCGCAGGTCTCAGCCCAGTATTCGGTCCTCGTTCGTGTAGAGCTCGACGCTCGATCCGAGCCGCTCGGCCAGCTGACCCAGAAGATCGCCGAGGTCGGCGGCCAGCTCCAGGGCGTCGACGTCCTGCGCGGTGCCGGCGGCGAGGGCAAGCGGGTGCGCGAGTTCACGATCGACGCTCGCGACCAGGCGCACTGGGAGGTCATCCTGCGCGCGATCGGCTCGACGAAGGGCGCCCGTGTCCTCGACTACGTCGACCGCACGCTGCAGATGCACCGCGGCGGCAAGATCGAGCAGCACAACCGCTACGCGCTGAAGACACGCGACGACCTCTCGATGGCCTACACGCCGGGCGTCGCGCGGGTCTGCACCGAGATCGCGAAGGACCGCGAGAAGGCGTTCGACTACACGATCAAGAAGAACACGGTCGCCGTCGTCTCCGACGGCAGCGCCGTGCTCGGCCTCGGCAACATCGGCCCCGAGGCGGCGATGCCCGTCATGGAGGGCAAGGCGATGCTGTTCAAGGAGTTCGCCCAGGTCGACGCGTTCCCGATCTGCGTCGACACCCAGGACGCCGAGTCGATCATCCGCCTCTGCGAGCTGATCGCGCCGACCTTCGGCGGCATCAACCTCGAGGACATCTCGGCCCCGCGCTGCTTCGAGATCGAGGACCGGCTCAAGGAGACCCTCGACATCCCCGTCTTCCACGACGACCAGCACGGCACCGCGGTCGTCACGATGGCGGCCCTCTTCAACGCGCTGAAGATCATCGAGAAGCCGATCGAGGAGCTCAAGGTGCTCGTCGTCGGGCTCGGC from the Thermoleophilia bacterium SCSIO 60948 genome contains:
- a CDS encoding NAD-dependent malic enzyme; protein product: MAQVSAQYSVLVRVELDARSEPLGQLTQKIAEVGGQLQGVDVLRGAGGEGKRVREFTIDARDQAHWEVILRAIGSTKGARVLDYVDRTLQMHRGGKIEQHNRYALKTRDDLSMAYTPGVARVCTEIAKDREKAFDYTIKKNTVAVVSDGSAVLGLGNIGPEAAMPVMEGKAMLFKEFAQVDAFPICVDTQDAESIIRLCELIAPTFGGINLEDISAPRCFEIEDRLKETLDIPVFHDDQHGTAVVTMAALFNALKIIEKPIEELKVLVVGLGAAGIAVTKMMRESGITNLIGCDSRGAVSTEREDYQSGEMTETKRWYAEISNPEKLVGSPSEVIDGCDLFIGVSQPGVISTDDVKRMADDPIVFAMANPNPEITPEEVEGIVPIMATGRSDYPNQINNVLAFPGIFRGALDAGAPQITEQMKLAAARGIAEVVNEADLAPDYIIPSVFDRDVAPAVANAVIEEARSAGIARVSEETGTFSTID